Proteins encoded by one window of Pseudomonas coleopterorum:
- a CDS encoding DUF1656 domain-containing protein → MIGELDISGIFLPTVLVMMVFTYGLFLLLHGVLNRLHFYRLVWHRALFNVALYAVLLGAVDALCRSLML, encoded by the coding sequence GTGATTGGTGAACTGGATATCAGCGGGATCTTCCTGCCCACCGTGCTGGTGATGATGGTGTTCACCTACGGCCTGTTTCTGTTGCTGCATGGCGTGCTCAACCGCCTGCATTTCTACCGCCTGGTCTGGCACCGGGCTCTTTTCAACGTCGCTCTCTACGCTGTGCTGCTCGGCGCGGTGGACGCTCTCTGTCGAAGCCTGATGCTATGA
- a CDS encoding efflux RND transporter periplasmic adaptor subunit — protein MKKPILTFGRLVLTLLFVCLAAFIVWRMVMYYMYAPWTRDGHVRADIIQIAPDVSGLIEHVNVHDNQPIKAGDVLFTIDQDRFRLALRQAQASMAERKETLAQAERELRRNRGLGNLVAREQLEESQSRQLRALAALSEAQVAVDAAQLNLDRSVIRSPVDGFINDRAPRPREFVTAGRAVLAVVDGTSFHIDGYFEETKLGVIHVGQAVDIRMMGDNTRLQGRVQSISAGIEDRDRSSGSNLLPNVNPAFSWVRLAQRIPVRIAFESLPEGYRLIAGRTATVSIIEDGVVAGAAQ, from the coding sequence ATGAAAAAACCGATACTTACCTTTGGCCGCCTGGTCTTGACCCTGCTGTTCGTGTGCCTGGCGGCGTTCATCGTCTGGCGCATGGTGATGTACTACATGTATGCGCCCTGGACCCGTGACGGCCATGTCCGCGCCGACATCATCCAGATCGCGCCGGACGTGTCCGGCCTGATCGAACACGTCAACGTGCACGACAACCAGCCGATCAAGGCCGGAGACGTGCTGTTCACCATCGATCAGGATCGTTTCCGCCTGGCCTTGCGTCAGGCCCAGGCGAGCATGGCCGAGCGCAAGGAAACCCTGGCCCAGGCCGAGCGTGAACTGCGGCGCAACCGTGGCCTGGGCAACCTGGTCGCCCGCGAGCAGCTCGAAGAGAGCCAGTCGCGGCAACTGCGTGCCCTGGCTGCGTTGTCCGAAGCCCAGGTCGCCGTGGATGCCGCGCAACTGAACCTCGATCGCTCGGTGATCCGCAGCCCGGTGGACGGCTTCATCAACGACCGCGCGCCACGCCCGCGCGAGTTCGTCACCGCAGGCCGCGCCGTGCTGGCCGTGGTGGATGGCACCTCGTTTCATATCGATGGCTATTTCGAGGAAACCAAACTGGGCGTGATTCACGTTGGCCAGGCCGTGGACATTCGTATGATGGGCGACAACACCCGTCTGCAAGGCCGGGTGCAGAGCATCTCGGCCGGCATCGAAGACCGCGATCGCAGCAGTGGCAGCAACCTGCTGCCCAACGTCAATCCGGCCTTCAGCTGGGTGCGCCTGGCGCAGCGGATTCCCGTGCGCATCGCCTTCGAAAGCCTGCCCGAGGGCTATCGCCTGATCGCCGGCCGCACGGCCACGGTGTCGATCATCGAAGACGGTGTGGTGGCGGGAGCGGCGCAATGA
- a CDS encoding efflux transporter outer membrane subunit, whose translation MSKALRLSALASALLLSACQMVGPDYHTPEAAALNRADLQGSLAEGDSNVVSAPVPQDWWKLYHDPRLDALVRQAMASNTDLRVAAANIARSRAQIEQAQAEGGFDFNAKAEAQRVQESGEAFLLTEKLPVDNLGSASINLSYQFDLWGTLKRGIEAARANADATQAAADTARITVVADVVRAYTQVCAANEEYEIARHSLELQQEGVQLTQRLRDAGRGDETQVTRSETQYKSLGAELPRYQASRQAGLYKLSMLLATPVAQLPADVASCAELPRINQLMPVGDGAALLKRRPDIRQAERRLAAATANIGVATGQLYPDISIGATVGTVGILDDLGHPATNRWGIGPLINWNVPTNGARARIRETEASTQAALANFDGVVLNAIRETQTGLAQYAALLQRRDALADAERSAQQAADQTHQFFRAGRASFLADLQATRTYTDVRGQLAAANTQVAMEQINLFLALGGGWESARQVPGAR comes from the coding sequence ATGAGCAAGGCCCTGCGTCTTTCCGCCCTCGCGTCGGCGCTGCTGTTGTCGGCCTGCCAGATGGTCGGGCCCGACTACCATACCCCTGAGGCGGCGGCGCTCAACCGAGCCGATTTGCAGGGCTCGCTGGCCGAAGGCGACAGCAATGTGGTGTCGGCGCCGGTCCCGCAGGACTGGTGGAAGCTGTACCACGACCCTCGCCTGGATGCGCTGGTGCGCCAGGCCATGGCATCCAACACTGACCTGCGCGTGGCGGCGGCGAACATTGCCCGCTCCCGTGCGCAGATCGAGCAGGCCCAGGCCGAAGGCGGCTTCGACTTCAATGCCAAGGCCGAGGCGCAACGTGTGCAGGAGTCGGGCGAAGCGTTCCTGCTGACCGAAAAGCTGCCGGTGGATAACCTGGGCAGCGCGTCCATCAACCTGTCCTACCAGTTCGACCTGTGGGGGACGCTCAAGCGCGGCATCGAGGCGGCACGCGCCAACGCCGACGCCACCCAGGCCGCAGCGGATACGGCGCGCATTACCGTGGTAGCCGATGTGGTGCGCGCCTATACCCAGGTCTGCGCGGCCAACGAAGAATACGAGATCGCCCGGCATTCGCTCGAACTGCAGCAGGAAGGCGTGCAACTGACCCAGCGCCTGCGCGATGCCGGCCGTGGCGACGAAACCCAGGTCACGCGCTCCGAAACCCAATACAAGTCCCTGGGCGCGGAGCTGCCGCGCTATCAGGCATCGCGTCAGGCGGGCCTGTACAAATTATCGATGCTGCTGGCCACGCCGGTTGCACAGCTGCCTGCCGACGTGGCCAGCTGCGCCGAGCTGCCGCGTATCAATCAGCTGATGCCGGTGGGCGATGGTGCGGCGCTGCTCAAGCGTCGTCCCGACATCCGCCAGGCCGAACGCCGTTTGGCGGCGGCCACCGCCAACATCGGCGTGGCCACCGGTCAGCTGTACCCGGACATCAGCATCGGCGCCACGGTCGGCACCGTGGGTATTCTCGATGACCTCGGGCATCCGGCAACCAATCGCTGGGGCATCGGCCCGCTGATCAACTGGAACGTGCCCACCAACGGCGCCCGGGCACGGATTCGCGAGACCGAAGCTTCGACCCAGGCTGCGCTGGCCAATTTCGATGGGGTGGTGCTCAACGCCATTCGCGAGACCCAGACGGGCCTGGCGCAATACGCCGCCTTGCTGCAGCGTCGCGATGCCCTGGCCGACGCCGAGCGATCGGCGCAGCAGGCGGCGGATCAGACCCATCAGTTTTTCCGGGCCGGCCGCGCGTCGTTCCTGGCGGACTTGCAGGCAACGCGCACCTACACCGATGTGCGTGGCCAACTGGCGGCGGCGAACACCCAGGTCGCCATGGAACAGATCAACCTGTTCCTGGCCTTGGGCGGCGGTTGGGAAAGCGCCCGGCAGGTGCCGGGCGCACGTTGA
- a CDS encoding zinc-binding alcohol dehydrogenase family protein has product MKAIAYTQNGAASVLTDLQLPAPTPGPRDLLVQVQAISVNPVDTKVRSGAAVTEPRVLGWDAVGIVQQVGDQVSLFKVGDSVFYAGAIDRPGSNSELHLVDERIVGHKPQSLDNAHAAALPLTSITAWELLFDRLGVPEGGGEGQSLLIIGAAGGVGSILTQLARKLTKLTVIGTASRDETRQWVTDLGAHHVIDHSQPLVAQLEAIGVGQVDHVASLTHTDKHFEQLIEALRPQGQLALIDDPKTLDVMPMKRKALSLHWELMFTRSLFQTPDMIKQHELLERVAELIDSGVLRTTLGEHYGVINAANLIRAHELIESGTAKGKIVLEGF; this is encoded by the coding sequence ATGAAAGCCATCGCTTATACCCAGAACGGCGCAGCCTCCGTGCTCACCGACCTGCAACTGCCCGCGCCCACACCGGGCCCGCGTGATCTGCTGGTGCAGGTCCAGGCCATTTCGGTCAACCCGGTCGACACCAAGGTGCGCAGCGGCGCTGCCGTGACCGAGCCGCGCGTGCTGGGTTGGGATGCGGTCGGCATCGTCCAGCAGGTGGGCGATCAGGTCAGCCTGTTCAAGGTCGGTGACAGCGTGTTCTACGCCGGGGCCATCGACCGTCCGGGCAGCAACAGCGAGCTGCATCTGGTGGATGAGCGGATCGTCGGGCACAAACCGCAAAGCCTGGACAACGCCCATGCCGCCGCCCTGCCGCTGACCTCGATCACTGCCTGGGAATTGCTGTTCGACCGTCTGGGCGTGCCCGAGGGCGGTGGTGAAGGCCAGAGCCTGCTGATCATCGGCGCGGCAGGTGGCGTTGGCTCGATCCTTACGCAATTGGCGCGCAAGCTGACCAAGCTGACCGTGATCGGCACAGCGTCGCGGGATGAAACACGTCAGTGGGTGACCGATCTGGGCGCTCACCATGTGATCGATCACAGCCAGCCGCTGGTGGCGCAGCTGGAAGCCATCGGGGTTGGCCAGGTCGACCACGTGGCCAGCCTGACCCACACCGACAAGCACTTCGAGCAACTGATCGAAGCCTTGCGCCCTCAGGGTCAGCTGGCCTTGATCGACGACCCGAAGACCCTCGACGTGATGCCGATGAAGCGCAAGGCTCTGTCGCTGCACTGGGAGCTGATGTTCACGCGCTCGCTGTTCCAGACTCCGGACATGATCAAGCAGCACGAGCTGCTCGAGCGCGTGGCCGAACTGATCGACAGCGGCGTGTTGCGCACCACCCTGGGCGAGCACTACGGGGTGATCAACGCCGCCAACCTGATCCGTGCCCACGAGCTGATCGAAAGCGGCACGGCCAAGGGCAAGATCGTCCTGGAAGGCTTCTAA